CATGCTCCGCCGCTTGTGCGGGCCCCCGTCAATTCCTTTGAGTTTTAGCCTTGCGGCCGTACTCCCCAGGCGGGGTGCTTAATGCGTTAGCTTCGGCACGGACGGGGTCGATATCCGCCCACACCTAGCACCCAACGTTTACGGCTAGGACTACCAGGGTATCTAATCCTGTTCGCTCCCCTAGCTTTCGCGCCTCAGCGTCAGGCAAGGCCCAGAGATCCGCCTTCGCCACCGGTGTTCCTCCTGATATCTGCGCATTTCACCGCTACACCAGGAATTCCGATCTCCCCTACCTGCCTCCAGCTCGGGAGTATCGGACGCAGTTCCGGGGTTGAGCCCCAGGATTTCACGACCGACTTTCCGAGCCGCCTACGCGCGCTTTACGCCCAATGAATCCGGACAACGCTCGTCCCCTACGTGTTACCGCGGCTGCTGGCACGTAGTTAGCCGGGACTTCTTCTGCAGGTACCGTCACTTTCGCTTCGTCCCTGCCGAAAGCGGTTTACGACCCGAGGGCCTTCATCCCGCACGCGGCGTCGCTGCGTCACGCTTTCGCGCATTAGCGCAAGATTCCCTACTGCTGCCTCCCGTAGGAGTCTGGGCCGTGTCTCAGTCCCAGTGTGGCTGGCCGTCCTCTCAGACCAGCTACCCGTCGCCGCCTTGGTAGGCCGTTACCCCACCAACAAGCTGATAGGCCGCGGGCCCATCCCGGACCGTCGGAGCTTTCCCGGCACGACCATGCGATCACGCCGAGGGATCCGGTATTAGCCCAGGTTTCCCTGAGTTATCCCGGTGTCCGGGGCAGGTTGCCCACGTGTTACTCACCCGTTCGCCGCTCTCCCCTCGGAAGGGTTACCCCTCCCGAGGTTCCCGCTCGACTTGCATGTATTAGGCACGCCGCCAGCGTTCGTCCTGAGCCAGGATCAAACTCTCCGTAGAGAACCATCGTTCGGCATCCACCTGTTCGGATGGAGCCGCCCTTTGGGTTCGATGTGAGAGTCGACCTCGCCGGGTAGCACTCCCGGCTCGGCCTCCTGTGGATCCGTTGCTGTCTCCGTACGACCGTCAAAGTCTGGACGCCCAAAAAAAGACGCGTCCTTCCCTCGACGGGGAAAACGCACTGGCTTTTGGCACACTGTTCAGTTCTCAAGGTGCGCGCGGCGACTCATGGAGTGTCCAGATGGAGTCGCGCCGACCGATCAGCCTACGAGCGGTCGCTCCATCCGTCAACCGGACGCCGAATCCCGGGTTGCGCGCCGGCGTGTCGACGACGAGTCGTTCTGCTTTGAAGCAATGCTACCAGCGCCGTAGCTGTCCCGCTCCGGCGATCACGAGAAGCCGGCCACCCTGGCGAAACGGCGCCTCCCCACCTGCCACACGGACCCCTCGAGCTCGGCGAGGGCGTCCTCCGCGCGCAGGCCGGGGACGTCGACGCGAATCTCAGGATCCTTGACGACGGTCCCCCCCATTCGGACCCCGTCCTGCTCGAACAGCCGGCGCGCGGCGGACTTCGATTCCGCCAGGCCGAGCGTCGTCAGCAGCGCCGCTCGATCGAGGACGGTGACGCCGTCCTTCTTCGTCACGATGAGCGCCGAGCGGGGGACGACCACGTCGCGGACCTCGTCCGGAACCGCTCCTTCCTTGTGGACGCGGTCGAACTCCGCCTGTGCCCGGTCGCCGGCGCCCTCGCCGTGGTAGAGGTCGACGACCTCGCGCGCCAATCGCCGCTTCTCGTCCCATGGAACGCGCTCTCCCGAGGAAAGGGCCACCTCGACGCGCTGTGACTCGGCCGGGTCGCGGAAGAAGTCGAGCGTCAGTCGCCGGTACTCGGCGATGAGCTCGTCCCGCACCCGAACGAGCTTGCCGAACATCGCGTCAGGCGGCTCGGTGATCCCGACGTAGTTGCCGAGCGATTGGCTCATCTTGTGGACACCATCGGTCCCCACGAGAAGCGGCATGGTGAGCGCGACCTGCGGTTCCTGATCGAACTCGCGCTGGAGGTCTCGACCCACGAGCAGGTTGAACCGCTGGTCGTTCCCTCCGAGCTCGACGTCGGCCTCAACCGCCACGGAGTCGTACCCCTGCAGCAGCGGATAGAGGAACTCCATGATCGAGATCGGCCTACCGTCTGCGTAGCGCTTCGCGAAGTCGTCGCGCTCGAGCATGCGCGCGACGGTGTACGAGGACGTGAGGCCGAGGATCTCTTCCATTCCGAGCGGCTCGAGCCATTCCGAGTTCGAACGGACCTCCGTTCGATCGCGGTCGAGGATGACCCAGAACTGGTCGAGCAGTCGTTCCGCGTACGCCCGCACGGTGTCCCTGCCGAGGCGCGGGCGGGTCTCCGTTCTTCCCGACGGATCGCCGAGGCGCGCGGTGAAGTCGCCGACGATCAGGACGGCGGTGTGACCGGCGTCCTGGAACTGCCGAAGCTTGCGCAGCACGACCGCCCATCCGAGCGTCACCTCGCTGGCGGTCGGATCGAGGCCGAGCTTGACGCGAAGCGGCCGGCCCAGCGCGAGCTTGACCTCGAGACCGCTCTCGGGAATGACCTCTGCTGGTCCGGCGAGGAGCGCATCGAGGTCTGATGGAGCCCTTCGAGCGGGGGGGACATTCGATTGCTCCCGTTCGCTCACTTCTTGGGCCCCCGCCCCTCCATGCGCGTGGCGATGCTAGCAGTGTGAACTTCGGCGCCGTGGGAAGATTTCTGTCCCATGGCCGGTACCTTCTGGACGACCCCGTTCGGTGGGCGTCATCGGGCGCACGCCACCAAGTACAGCCGACCGTTGGGAGTGGCGTTCACGACGCGGTTCGGCGCGACCGCGCTGTTGGTCCTACTGGTCGCCACGGCCTGCGACCTCCCGACGCTGCGAGAGGCACGCCAGGATGCGGCCGAGCTGCCACAGACCTCGTTCGTCTATGCCTCGAACGGCCAGCTGATCACCCGGCTCCACGCCGGCGAAGACCGCGTGGTCGTGCGCGCGCGGCGCATCCCCGACGTCGTCCGCAACGCCGTCATCGCCATCGAGGACCAGCGGTTCTACGACCACGCGGGCCTCGATCTCCGTGCCCTGCTTCGGGCCGCATACATCGACGCGACGAGCGGCCGCGTCGTGGAGGGCGGGTCCACGATCACGCAGCAGCTCGTGAAGCAGGTCTATCTGAGCGACGAGACCACGTTGAACCGGAAGATCAACGAGGCGTACCTGGCCTGGCAGATGGAGCACCGATTCACGAAGGAACAGATCCTCACCAAGTATCTGAACACGATCTACTTCGGCAACGGCGCGTACGGCGTCATGGCCGCGGCGCGCACCTACTTCGACAAGGAGCCGCTGGATCTAACGCTCGGCGAATCGGCGCTCCTCGCCGGCATGATCGCTGCCCCGGTGACGTACGACCCGGTCACGCACGAGGGTCGCGCCCACAACCGGCGGAACCGCGTCCTCACGCGGATGTTCGACCTACAGATGATCGGCCCGGCCCACTACGAGCGGGCACGGCGAGCTCGCGTCGAGCTCAACATGAACGAGGACGACGGCAAGCCGTACATCGGGCCGTACTTCCTCGACTACGTCAAGGAGTGGTTCCTGTCGAACCCTCGCTTCGGCGAGACGCAGGAGGAGCGGTACAACCTGCTGTTCAAGGGAGGTCTTCGGATCGTCACGACGTTGGATCCGCATATGCAGGCGGCCGCGGAACGCGCGATCGAGTCCGTCCTGACGTCCCCGAGCGATCCGTACTCAGCGCTCACTGCGCTCGACCCGCGCACCGGCTACGTCCGCGCCATGGTTGGCGGTCGTGATTACTGGGACGCCACTGATCGGTTCTCCAGGATCAACCTCGCCACGGGAGGCAGCACCGGGCGGCAGGCGGGCTCGGCGTTCAAGCCGTTCGCTCTCGTCGCGGCGCTCGAGAGCGGCCTCACGCGGAACACGACGCTCAACGGCTCGTCGGCGAGCATCCCGCTCCACGACGGCACGTTCTGGCAGCCCAAGAACGCGGAGGGCAGCGGGTACGGAACGATCACGCTCGACAGCGCGACGCGGAACTCCGTCAACATCGCGTACGCGAACCTGCTCGCAGAGATGGGCGGCGGCAACGCGTATGTCGGCGCGGAGCGCACCGTCGAGGCGGCCGTTCGCATGGGGATCCGGTGCTGCCCGCGGACGACCGAGCCGAATACGCCGCTCGCGCCGGTGCCGTCGGCCGTCCTCGGCGTGAACGAGGTCAGCACGCTCGAGATGGCGTCGGGGTTCGGGACCCTCGCGTATACCGGACTGCACGTGCAGCCGACGCCGGTGATCTCGATCACGACGCGCGACGGCGAGCTTCTCTACCACGCTCGGCCGAACCCGCAGGAAGCCGTCGAGCCCGCGATCGCGCAAGAGGCCGTCGACATCCTGAAGGGAACCGTGACGTCGGGGACCGGCACCGCCGCGAACATCGGAAGGCCGCAGTTCGGCAAGACGGGAACCGCGCAGAACGCGAGCGACGCCTGGTTCGTCGGCTCGGTTCCGCAACTCACCACGGCCGTGTGGATCGGGTTCCCCCAGGGGCAGATCCCGATGTGCTGCGGCAACGTGCGCATCTCGATCGTGTACGGCGGAACGTGGCCCGCGCTGATCTGGCGCGCGTTCATGGTCGCCGCGACGGCGAACATGCCCGAACGGGAGTTCCCCATCGCGCCAGTGGTGAACTACGTCACGTTACGTGTCGACGTCTCGCGCGGGTGTCTCGCCAACGAGTACACACCGCCGCAGGTGGTCGACACGGTGCAGTACGCGGCGGGTTCGGAGCCGGAGATGGAGGTCTGCGACGAACCGGACTCGTACCAGCAGCTCGTGATCCCATCGGTCGTCGGTCTGCAGAAAGACGCGGCGATCTCGACGTTACGCGGCTCTGGATTCAACGTCGCTGTCGAGTACACCAACGGGTCGAATCAGCCGGAG
This region of Actinomycetota bacterium genomic DNA includes:
- the tyrS gene encoding tyrosine--tRNA ligase — protein: MSEREQSNVPPARRAPSDLDALLAGPAEVIPESGLEVKLALGRPLRVKLGLDPTASEVTLGWAVVLRKLRQFQDAGHTAVLIVGDFTARLGDPSGRTETRPRLGRDTVRAYAERLLDQFWVILDRDRTEVRSNSEWLEPLGMEEILGLTSSYTVARMLERDDFAKRYADGRPISIMEFLYPLLQGYDSVAVEADVELGGNDQRFNLLVGRDLQREFDQEPQVALTMPLLVGTDGVHKMSQSLGNYVGITEPPDAMFGKLVRVRDELIAEYRRLTLDFFRDPAESQRVEVALSSGERVPWDEKRRLAREVVDLYHGEGAGDRAQAEFDRVHKEGAVPDEVRDVVVPRSALIVTKKDGVTVLDRAALLTTLGLAESKSAARRLFEQDGVRMGGTVVKDPEIRVDVPGLRAEDALAELEGSVWQVGRRRFARVAGFS
- a CDS encoding transglycosylase domain-containing protein, encoding MAGTFWTTPFGGRHRAHATKYSRPLGVAFTTRFGATALLVLLVATACDLPTLREARQDAAELPQTSFVYASNGQLITRLHAGEDRVVVRARRIPDVVRNAVIAIEDQRFYDHAGLDLRALLRAAYIDATSGRVVEGGSTITQQLVKQVYLSDETTLNRKINEAYLAWQMEHRFTKEQILTKYLNTIYFGNGAYGVMAAARTYFDKEPLDLTLGESALLAGMIAAPVTYDPVTHEGRAHNRRNRVLTRMFDLQMIGPAHYERARRARVELNMNEDDGKPYIGPYFLDYVKEWFLSNPRFGETQEERYNLLFKGGLRIVTTLDPHMQAAAERAIESVLTSPSDPYSALTALDPRTGYVRAMVGGRDYWDATDRFSRINLATGGSTGRQAGSAFKPFALVAALESGLTRNTTLNGSSASIPLHDGTFWQPKNAEGSGYGTITLDSATRNSVNIAYANLLAEMGGGNAYVGAERTVEAAVRMGIRCCPRTTEPNTPLAPVPSAVLGVNEVSTLEMASGFGTLAYTGLHVQPTPVISITTRDGELLYHARPNPQEAVEPAIAQEAVDILKGTVTSGTGTAANIGRPQFGKTGTAQNASDAWFVGSVPQLTTAVWIGFPQGQIPMCCGNVRISIVYGGTWPALIWRAFMVAATANMPEREFPIAPVVNYVTLRVDVSRGCLANEYTPPQVVDTVQYAAGSEPEMEVCDEPDSYQQLVIPSVVGLQKDAAISTLRGSGFNVAVEYTNGSNQPEGAVVDQEPAGGGRLVQTGTVTITVARGDSQPETVAVPNVVGTQEGAASARLRHEGFEVAVVRERCDPGCDTRPGVVWAQSPTGEAPSGSTVTIYANP